One Drosophila willistoni isolate 14030-0811.24 chromosome XL unlocalized genomic scaffold, UCI_dwil_1.1 Seg142, whole genome shotgun sequence genomic region harbors:
- the LOC6644637 gene encoding mitochondrial import receptor subunit TOM20 homolog B-like, with protein sequence MPVHSMILAIAGTASAIFLGYCVYYDHKRRMDPEYRRKLHERRERDQAQLKKQLLHDEAKKAAAMDADSWSPCECGCGKRMGGKPDLSDQAAMERYLFHEIKLGEYLIIRGRLDEGLTHMANAIELCGQPDVLLQMMEATLPDHIFRPLIQKLQEHAQLNDSSEISEPSSSLSIDGNFNRPSSDTSLPIPLLHSL encoded by the coding sequence ATGCCAGTTCATTCGATGATTTTGGCCATTGCCGGCACTGCCTCGGCCATCTTTTTGGGCTATTGCGTTTATTACGATCACAAGCGTCGCATGGATCCGGAATATCGACGCAAATTGCACGAGCGGCGTGAACGTGACCAGGCGCAATTGAAGAAACAGTTGCTTCACGATGAGGCAAAAAAAGCAGCAGCCATGGACGCCGACTCGTGGTCTCCATGTGAATGCGGCTGTGGTAAGAGAATGGGCGGCAAGCCCGATTTGAGTGATCAAGCGGCAATGGAACGTTATCTGTTCCATGAAATCAAATTGGGTGAATATCTTATTATCCGTGGACGTTTGGATGAGGGTCTAACCCATATGGCGAATGCGATTGAATTGTGTGGCCAACCGGATGTATTGCTACAAATGATGGAGGCCACTCTGCCCGATCATATATTCCGGCCATTGATACAGAAACTGCAGGAGCATGCACAACTGAATGATAGTTCCGAGATCAGTGAACCATCATCATCGCTATCCATTGACGGAAACTTCAACCGACCATCAAGTGACACTTCTTTGCCTATTCCTCTATTGCATAgcctttaa
- the LOC6644636 gene encoding mitochondrial import receptor subunit TOM20 homolog, with translation MSLKSLIISSLCTATAICLGYCIYFDRKRRNDPEYKSKVHRRRAREQLEQMELHRQGNYSQQHQQQDLPPHHEYVIRSGTLPDVTDHAALERYFLNEIKLGDHLISQGHMDEGLGHLANAIVVCAQPDALIQMLQSTLPAKIFRPLMQKLQEAQLQTRASIPSSSSAFIESHQMNATAAD, from the coding sequence ATGTCCTTAAAATCTTTGATCATTTCTTCTTTGTGCACGGCCACAGCCATTTGTCTGGGCTATTGTATCTACTTTGATCGCAAGCGGCGCAATGATCCCGAATACAAATCCAAGGTGCATAGACGTAGGGCACGTGAACAACTGGAGCAAATGGAGCTACACAGACAAGGCAACTACTcacagcagcatcagcagcaggaTTTGCCGCCGCATCACGAATATGTCATCCGTTCGGGCACACTGCCCGATGTGACCGATCATGCAGCCCTGGAGCGTTACTTCTTAAATGAAATCAAGCTGGGCGATCATCTGATTAGCCAGGGACACATGGATGAGGGTCTGGGTCATCTGGCCAATGCCATAGTGGTCTGCGCTCAACCTGATGCCCTCATACAAATGTTGCAGAGCACATTGCCAGCAAAAATCTTTCGTCCATTGATGCAGAAGTTGCAAGAAGCTCAGTTACAGACGCGTGCCAGCATTCCATCATCGTCATCGGCGTTCATCGAATCTCATCAGATGAATGCAACAGCAGCGGACTAA